TACATCTGATAGCCGGCACTAAATGATCTTCCTCCGTTCATATCCCGTTTAGAAAATCCTGTCCGAGAATGGATTACCTGTCCATCTTTCATATTCAAAGAAGATAAATTACCACCAAAGTCATAGACTTTAGGTTTCTCCCGGTCATCCCAGTCAAACAAACTGCCGGCCATTATCATCAGTTCAGCCTCATTAGGCAAGCGCCATGTCCCCAAATCACTCTTATCCGGTTTCTGATAATAATAAGCACACGGAGAGTTTCCTTTCTCTATATCGCTCATCAAGGTAGTCCAGGTTTCGTAGTAGTATTCACTGCTCCTGTTAGGATTCTTCAAATCCTTCGGCTTGTCTATCGTATTCGCAATATATTGGGCAACTTCGAACCCTTTGTGATAAATCGTATTAATCTGTGAAGTCTCATTATGTGCCGGAAGTTCATAAATAGCTCTTGAGGCCCTGGTAGTATTAGCAGGTAAATTGTCAGCCCTGAAAATCAGATACTCATGCTCTGTCCATTTGTTGATCAGTGTCTTGCTGAGTTCCTTACCTATTTCATCAAGATGATAACTATGATCCTCCGAGGTTTCCAAGATTCCCAAATCCCTGATCAGTCTCACATCCGAAAAAGGAGTTCTTTCTCCGGGACTTGCCGTTTTCTGGTAATCAAAATTATATAAAGGGGTCATACTATGCGATTCTTCTACAAAGATAATGGCATTAGGGCTGTTCAATGTCAAGTTGGTACTTCCCATGAAAGCTCTTGAGGTAAATAATGCTGTAGCATTATCCGACGGAGCGTGCCCAACAAGCCTGCTCTTTAACGGCAATACCCGCTCTGCTACATACAACATGTTTGCTTCACAAATAGAAGGAATATACCATTGCATTTCATTTGCCTGCATCTGTCCGTCACGGTTGTTGTCCCTGTTTCTCAGGAACGGGGTGAAGCAGGCGTATGTAGCATGATAATACTTCATAGCCAGGTTGGTGTGATCTTTACTTAGTGTCAACTTCGCATTATTGACTTTTGTCATAACTTGCCATAAAGTTTTCTCTTTTCCTCTCAACATCGGATCAGGCATTATATTATCGGTTTCATCTAATCCTCCCGTACGTCTGCTCATCAAAGACCATGTGTTTGCCCAACCATTGGAATAGTATTTATTATAAAAAGCATCCGCTTCACTGGGACCTCTTACAGACCAATCCAAATCAGGGGTTTCATTCACATTCTCCACTCCCCAAACGCGCATACCGTCAGGACTGTTGACAAACACCGTTTTTATGGACATTTGCCGAATGGTTACAATAGCTTGATGATAACGTGACTGTCCGTCAGGAGAAATTTCATGCGACGTGTTCACCAGCAAATCAAACGTACGATCCGGGGAGTTGGCAAAGGTTTTCCACAAATTTTTATCCTTGGGAGCGTTCTCCTGCATAGGATTTTGTTCGTAGAAATATTCATTGGCATAAACAGTTACTTTACAAAGTCCCGAAGCCGCATTGAATACATAATCAGGTTCATTCATCAGCCTGTAAAGAAACTGCTCCAGCGAAAGCAGATTAGCACCCGTATCGGAGAAATATTGCATATCCTCGTTTCCATTGTCGGGCAGAGTGCTTGGATGGATATAGAATTTGAGCCAGTTCGTATCAGCCTTTTTTTCTTTAGAAGGAATATAATTGTTATTCTTCAACTGTTCCAATTCCGCTTTCGTATAAGAGATAATCTTATCACAGAACGGTGTGCGTATGGCAAAAGAAATCATGGCATCATCTTTCAGAGTACCGTCCGGATTGAAGATAGCAAGTTCATCTTTCTTAAAACGCATCAGTCCCTGTTCATAATGACAGTCAAAATTGAATGACCGGTGTGCGTCATACACCAGCCCCTCTACTCCGGGAGCGGGTTCCTCCTCTTTCGCCTTGTCCGATTTTGCTTCTACAACCAGATCATTCATGCCTTTAATGGTCACATTATAGGTATAATGTACGTTACGTTCTATATCATAATCATTGGCCGGATCGTTTTCCGCCGTATATCCCAGATAAATGCGGTAGGTCACCCTTCCGAAACGCTCGGTAGGAGTATCACCGGTTGCAAGATTCTGACGTAACTCACCTGTAAATTCAATATAGGGAGCCAGATCCGGGGCATATTCCGTCTCACCGTTTTGCAGATTAGGTTTGTCAGTTGCACCTGCAACGGGAGACTTCAGTTGCTTCTGTCTCAGATCATATCCCTTCCTTTCCGCATTATAACCGGGGGAAGCCGGAGAAATAGCCTTCTTCGCGATCTTTCGGTTTTCGGGCATGTAGAATGAAGTGGTAATATTGTCGGCATCACCCTCGAACTGGAAATATTCCGAAACCCAGTATGATTTTTTGTCCACCCCGTCAGCATCCCATGAAGCAGTCTGATCGGTTCCTTTTGCATGTTCCGCAATGAAGGTCGATCCCGGCACATTACCAAGACGATATGTTCCAGGCTCAAAAGTGAGTCCGGCAATTGTTTGCAGGTTCAATGTGATTTTGGCTTCCGAGCGTTTCAAGGAGACTTCGATTTGTTTTGTAGCGGTAGAAACCGTTACTGTTTGGGTTAGCGACATCAATAAGTTACCATTCGGACGAAACAGGGTATGAACAGTCATGGCCGCTCTTACTTTTTCCAGGTCTGAATATTTTGAAATCCCGTTTAATACTTCAGGCTCCACATGAAACAACCCGTCAGCATCCGATTTATAGTTCGCCAGAAGAAACAGTGTCTTTTTCCCTGTGGTAAGACTGATATTTTTCAACAATCCCATGCTGGTGGGCGCATCTGCATCCACTTCACCTGTGGATGTTGTAAGATCAGTTGCAGCCTGAATAAGGTCGGCTCTTGAATACTCACGTGAGCATTCCACGTTACCGGAAGAATTGAAAACCCACAGATAAAGGTTATAGATTTTTCTCTCTTCACTTTCCAGTAAGGCGGAACGTGTCTTGGCCGTATTAGCTGCCGTACCGACACTTATATCCACCGTCGTGGGAACTCCCTCCGTGACACCGCTCCCTTGAAAGATTTCTTCATCCGTACAGGATGCAAAGAGGGGTAGTAACAGCAGAATAAAATAAGTTATTTTCAGCTTGTATCGTTTCATAAATAATAAAAATTATCGTAATAAATTCTCGTATACATCATTGGAATGGAGGAAGGTCTACCTCTTTACTATTCCAAGGCTCAACCCGGTAAATAATCTCTTTATCTGAAGATTCCGGCAGGACTATGAATACTTTATAATCCCGATTCGGATAAATAGGACCGGAATATACTCCGGGAGAAGTCTCCTCACCAACATCAAGCAGGAAAGTCCTCGTTTTTGTTTGTGATTCATCTCCTCCTGTAAAATAATCCAATGTCAACTGTATTTTCGGGTGATTTTGCTTTTTCTGCCAGGAATTACTTTCCGGAATATAAGGGGCCAGATACTGGGGCACAACAAACTGTTCGTATAATCGAGCTTCCATTGCCACATAATCAATCTCTCCCTCGGCAGTAAGGGGAGCCTCGTATACAGTCAATTGTGCTCCTTCATTTTTTACCCCATAAGAATATGTACCTGTATGTTCCATAGCCTTTCCTGTTCCTGGGGTGGAGGCAGCCAACTGAGTTTTCTCGGAATCATTTTCCCTGAAAGAGGGAGACATCAATACAGGAAAGTTCAAAAAGGAAATCCTTTGGTAATTATACGTAACCTGACCGTAACGGGGTGCGCTTGCCAGATATACTCTGATACGGGCAAAATCACGGAATAGGGGAACTGTTATCTCTTGCGCCAGCTTTCCTGATGCAGGCAGAACAGATGCCACCGTTTTCCCCGAAAGCAAACTCAAATGTAGTCTGTTAGACACGCCGGGCAAATCTGTCCAAGCGACAACAGAAGTTCCTTTCCAGTCAATAATCTTTTCATCTGCTGGAGAAGGAGTTACACCGTCATAAGGATTATTCACAGGTAATCCCAAACTTCCATCCTGCTGTTCCTTAATAATAGCAGGAAAAGCAGCACCTGCAAATTCCTCTTTGGAGATTTCCTCCGTACCAGCTCCCAGGAAGTCCCATGGAATCTTATTCTGAAGATTGCCTTCAGGAGTATAATAAGGTAGATCCTTTCCTGTCTGGTTAGGAGCATACAATGCATAAAACTCGGTTTCCCCCTTAGGAATACGTATATTGATCTGATATTGTCCGTCCACCCCGGTTGAATTGAAGGGAAGCAGTTGATTATACACATACCGATTCAAATCTCTGTTAAAGATCATAAGTGCTATCCTTGGCTGGGCGGGAGCCTGAGGAAACAGAGTACCGGTCTTAAACCACTGAAAAGGATCAGAGGAAAGTTCATCCAGCAGATCGCTGTCACCGGTTTCAACACCTCTGGTTGTAAGATTTAGTCTGACAGTCACAGCATCCTCATCGAAAAACTGTTCCGAAACAGTATCTTCATTTCGGCAGGATACCGAAATAAAGCAAAGAACCAGTGACATCGTTATCATAGAGTACCTCACAGCCTTCATCATACGAATATATTTAATATTTTTCAACATAACATTAATCAATCAGTTATAGGAACCACATCAACAGCTTCCCATGGTTTTACACTTATACTCAGTGAGAGGGGATT
The nucleotide sequence above comes from Bacteroides caccae. Encoded proteins:
- a CDS encoding fimbrial protein, with the translated sequence MKRYKLKITYFILLLLPLFASCTDEEIFQGSGVTEGVPTTVDISVGTAANTAKTRSALLESEERKIYNLYLWVFNSSGNVECSREYSRADLIQAATDLTTSTGEVDADAPTSMGLLKNISLTTGKKTLFLLANYKSDADGLFHVEPEVLNGISKYSDLEKVRAAMTVHTLFRPNGNLLMSLTQTVTVSTATKQIEVSLKRSEAKITLNLQTIAGLTFEPGTYRLGNVPGSTFIAEHAKGTDQTASWDADGVDKKSYWVSEYFQFEGDADNITTSFYMPENRKIAKKAISPASPGYNAERKGYDLRQKQLKSPVAGATDKPNLQNGETEYAPDLAPYIEFTGELRQNLATGDTPTERFGRVTYRIYLGYTAENDPANDYDIERNVHYTYNVTIKGMNDLVVEAKSDKAKEEEPAPGVEGLVYDAHRSFNFDCHYEQGLMRFKKDELAIFNPDGTLKDDAMISFAIRTPFCDKIISYTKAELEQLKNNNYIPSKEKKADTNWLKFYIHPSTLPDNGNEDMQYFSDTGANLLSLEQFLYRLMNEPDYVFNAASGLCKVTVYANEYFYEQNPMQENAPKDKNLWKTFANSPDRTFDLLVNTSHEISPDGQSRYHQAIVTIRQMSIKTVFVNSPDGMRVWGVENVNETPDLDWSVRGPSEADAFYNKYYSNGWANTWSLMSRRTGGLDETDNIMPDPMLRGKEKTLWQVMTKVNNAKLTLSKDHTNLAMKYYHATYACFTPFLRNRDNNRDGQMQANEMQWYIPSICEANMLYVAERVLPLKSRLVGHAPSDNATALFTSRAFMGSTNLTLNSPNAIIFVEESHSMTPLYNFDYQKTASPGERTPFSDVRLIRDLGILETSEDHSYHLDEIGKELSKTLINKWTEHEYLIFRADNLPANTTRASRAIYELPAHNETSQINTIYHKGFEVAQYIANTIDKPKDLKNPNRSSEYYYETWTTLMSDIEKGNSPCAYYYQKPDKSDLGTWRLPNEAELMIMAGSLFDWDDREKPKVYDFGGNLSSLNMKDGQVIHSRTGFSKRDMNGGRSFSAGYQMYFDGYLRFVTTVDTQWGGDKDRLVNDKKGYVRCVRDLE
- a CDS encoding DUF5042 domain-containing protein: MLKNIKYIRMMKAVRYSMITMSLVLCFISVSCRNEDTVSEQFFDEDAVTVRLNLTTRGVETGDSDLLDELSSDPFQWFKTGTLFPQAPAQPRIALMIFNRDLNRYVYNQLLPFNSTGVDGQYQINIRIPKGETEFYALYAPNQTGKDLPYYTPEGNLQNKIPWDFLGAGTEEISKEEFAGAAFPAIIKEQQDGSLGLPVNNPYDGVTPSPADEKIIDWKGTSVVAWTDLPGVSNRLHLSLLSGKTVASVLPASGKLAQEITVPLFRDFARIRVYLASAPRYGQVTYNYQRISFLNFPVLMSPSFRENDSEKTQLAASTPGTGKAMEHTGTYSYGVKNEGAQLTVYEAPLTAEGEIDYVAMEARLYEQFVVPQYLAPYIPESNSWQKKQNHPKIQLTLDYFTGGDESQTKTRTFLLDVGEETSPGVYSGPIYPNRDYKVFIVLPESSDKEIIYRVEPWNSKEVDLPPFQ